A stretch of DNA from Verrucomicrobiota bacterium:
GGAGACCTGGCACGTGGATTTCGTGGGTGACTACATTACTAAAAACATTCGGGAGATGCGTGCTGCGGGAGTTGAAGTAAATTCGCTGCCGGCATCCGAGGAAGAGAATCTGAAGAGGCGAACCAAAGACGCAGTGTGGGGAGAGTTTGTGGGCCGACGTGGAATTTCGCGCGTCAAGCTGGACCTGATTCAGCAGGAAATCCAAGGCGTGGGTGGCGAAGGTTGGGGGTATGAGACAAACCCGCATTCACCTCCCGAATGAACAAGGTTAGCGCAAACGACTCCGGCGAAAGTACGCTCTTGCGGAGAATTGCGGCTATTGATGTTGCATTGGCGCAATGGGTCGAACGTGTGTGCGTCATTTTGCTTGGGCTTATGGTGTTGACGACTACCGCCTCCATCGTGACCCGGTTTGTCATCTTTAACCCTCTCAATTTTGCCGATCCGCTGGCTAAGTACCTTATGATGTGGTGCGCATTTCTTGGCGTTGGTCTAGCCTTGAGAAAAGCGGAGCACATTGCGGTGGAAATGTTAAGGGATCGCTTGAAAGGTACTCCCCTAATTCTTCTGGAACACTTGGTAGACGGTGTAATCTTCGTTTTTCTTGGAGCAGTGGTGTTTTACGGATTCGGCTATGCCTTAAGCGGACGTGAATCGCATGATCCCTTTGTTTTCGGCGTCAGCATGACAATTCCGTATCTGTCTGTCCCGATTGGGGCAGGGGTTGCTTTGTTCCAATTGGCGCTTTCCTCTGCGATTCGAGTGGAGCGTCGTCGTGGCAACAAACTTCCATCGGTAGGTTAGGAGCAATGGGAACCCTGATTACCTTCGCACTCATTTTTCTCATCCTGGTGGCAATTGCCGTACCGGTTGCGTTTGCGCTCGGGGCATCGACCATGGTTATGTTTCTACTATCTGATCATTCGCTACAGCTTTTCACCCAGCGTTTGTGGACAGGGCTCGATAAGTTTACGCTGGTCGCGATTCCGTTCTTTATCCTGGCAGGTGAATTGATGAGTGGTTCGGGTATTCTGAACCGGCTAATGGAATTCGCGCGTTTAATTGTCGGTCGAGTAAAGGGCGGATTGTATTATATCAATATTCTTGTGAGCATGCTTTTTGGCGGGATTAATGGATCTGCCGTGGCGGACACGAGTGCGATCGGATCGCTGCTGATCAAGGCGACCAGCAAGGAATACGATGATCCGGATCTGGCGGCGGCCGTGACGGCTTGCAGTTCGATTGTTGGACCACTTATCCCTCCAAGCCTCCCGATGCTTATCTATGCATTCGCTGCTGCCAATGTATCCGTGGCGGGATTGTTTCTTGCAGGTATCGTTCCCGGCGTGGCTGTCGGTATTGCGCTTATGGTGGTAACATGGAGCATCTGTCGGAACCGCGCGCTTCCAGTTGATAGTCGCCGCTATACGGCAAGGGAAGTTGGTCGCATCCTCTTACGTTTTATCACTGCGGCAGTCTTGCCGGTTATTATGGTGGCGGGAATTGTGGGCGGAATCGTAACTCCGACAGAAGCAGGGTGTGTAGGAATCGTCTACGCCCTTTTGGTGGGCTTTTTCGTGACACGTGAACTCACGATCAAGGCGGTCTACGCGGCTATGGCCCGAACGGTTGTGGTGACGTCCATTGTATTGCTGTTGGTATCAGTTGGCAATGCAACCACCTGGTGGCTGACTATCGAAGGTCTGCCCACACTCCTGAGCGAAGGTTTTGTTGCCATGACAAGCAGTCCGGCAATGTTCCTCCTTCTGATGGTGTTGCTCTACTTGTTCATTGGCATGTTTATTGAGCAGGCCGCAGCAATGATTATGTTGGTGCCGGTCTTTGCCCCGCTCGCCGCCCGATACGATGTGGACCCGATCCACTTTGGTTTAGTCACCTGTCTTTCGCTTGCATTGGGTCTTGTGACGCCGCCCGTCGGTTTATGTCTCTTCGTAGCCAGTGGCATTGCGGGATCGCCGATTCAACGTGTGTTCAGAGTATCTATACCTTTTATCGTGGCTACTTTCATAGTATTACTTGTGGTCACTTTCCTGCCTTCCAGCTTCTTGTGGCTTCCTCAATTGTTCGGATTTTGAGCGATTTTAATTAGCCGCTCCACAGACAGTTTGGGACCTCCTTGATTTTCTAATCTGCCATCAGTGGTTAAGATAATCAAAAGAGCAGATCACCGGGATTTAAGAAACAACAACCACTGATTTCGCTGATGAGCACTGATAACGCCAAGCAGCTAAATGAACCTGAGTAAAAGAAAAGGTGCCGGACTTAGCCGTGCCTCGACATAGCATTTCA
This window harbors:
- a CDS encoding TRAP transporter small permease — protein: MNKVSANDSGESTLLRRIAAIDVALAQWVERVCVILLGLMVLTTTASIVTRFVIFNPLNFADPLAKYLMMWCAFLGVGLALRKAEHIAVEMLRDRLKGTPLILLEHLVDGVIFVFLGAVVFYGFGYALSGRESHDPFVFGVSMTIPYLSVPIGAGVALFQLALSSAIRVERRRGNKLPSVG
- a CDS encoding TRAP transporter large permease; this encodes MGTLITFALIFLILVAIAVPVAFALGASTMVMFLLSDHSLQLFTQRLWTGLDKFTLVAIPFFILAGELMSGSGILNRLMEFARLIVGRVKGGLYYINILVSMLFGGINGSAVADTSAIGSLLIKATSKEYDDPDLAAAVTACSSIVGPLIPPSLPMLIYAFAAANVSVAGLFLAGIVPGVAVGIALMVVTWSICRNRALPVDSRRYTAREVGRILLRFITAAVLPVIMVAGIVGGIVTPTEAGCVGIVYALLVGFFVTRELTIKAVYAAMARTVVVTSIVLLLVSVGNATTWWLTIEGLPTLLSEGFVAMTSSPAMFLLLMVLLYLFIGMFIEQAAAMIMLVPVFAPLAARYDVDPIHFGLVTCLSLALGLVTPPVGLCLFVASGIAGSPIQRVFRVSIPFIVATFIVLLVVTFLPSSFLWLPQLFGF